AAACCAAAGTTTGATATGGCATTAGGTATGCAACAATTTGATATTTCTAAATCTTTTAAAGATTTAGAAATGCTTAAGGCTCTTGCGCCTATCGCAAAAGTGCTTCAAGGAAAACTAAACTCTACAATCTCAGTTAGCGGGCTTTTAGACGAGAATTTTTCGCCAGATTTAAGCACTATAAATGGCGATGCTTTAGCAGAAATACTAACCACAAATATTATAGATTCAGAAAGCGAAATTCTAAAAGGCATAAGTTCTAAACTCAACTTTATTGATTTAAAAAAATTAGATTTAAAAGCTATAAAAACTAAACTGAGTTTTGAAAATGGACAAGTTTCAGTAAAACCTTTTACTATTAATTACGAAGACATACCAATTGAAATATCGGGAAGTCATAGTTTTTCGAACACAATGAATTATAGTGCTATTTTTAAAGTACCTGCAAAATATCTAGGTAACGATGTCAATAATTTAATGCAGAAAATTAATGATGATGAGGTTGATAAAATTTCAATTCCTGTAACTGCTAATATTGGCGGTACATTTACAAAGCCTAATATCACAACAGACTTAAAAAGTGGTGTTTCTAACCTAACAAAACAGCTAATCGAAATTCAGAAACAAAAATTAATTAATAAAGGTACTGATAAACTTAGTGGAATTTTAGATGGTGTACTAGGAGGAAATAAAACAAAGTCTAAAGATTCGACTAAAGTGGATTCTTCAGCAACTAAAACTAAAGATTCTTTAAAAGAAGGTGTGAAATCTATATTTGGTAATATTCTAAAAAAGAAGAAAAAACAGTCAGATTCGACCAAAATTTGATATTTTTTGTTTGTTTTTAGTCATTTTCAGTTAAAAACCGTTCATTTTCTTGTTTTTCTCATTTATTGCGTTATGTTATAAGAATACAATTTTAAAAACGACATATGAGGCAATTAAAGATTACCAAGCAGGTTACAAACCGAGAAGATAAATCACTGGATAAATACCTTCAAGATATTAGTAAAATTCCATTGATTACAGCAGAAGAAGAAGTAGAACTTGCACAACTTATAAAAAAGGGTAATCAACAAGCCTTAGATAAATTAACAAAAGCCAACTTAAGGTTTGTCGTATCTGTTGCAAAACAATACCAAAATCAAGGACTAAAATTACCAGATTTAATAAATGAAGGTAATGCAGGTTTAGTAAAAGCAGCAAAACGATTTGACGAAACTAGAGGCTTTAAGTTTATCTCTTACGCAGTATGGTGGATTCGTCAAGCCATATTACAAGCTTTAGCAGAACAATCTCGTATCGTAAGACTTCCTTTAAATAAAATAGGAACGATTAATAAAATCCGAAAGGCTTATGCTTATCTAGAACAACAACACCAAAGACCACCTAATGCTCAGGAAATTGCTAGAGAATTGGATGTTAGTGTTCGCGAAGTAAAACAGTCAATGAAAAACTCTGGTCGTCATTTATCAATGGACGCGCCTATAGGTTCTGAAGAGGATTTTAGTCTATATGATGTTATGTCTCAAAAAGATTCCCCAAGACCTGACAAAAACTTAATGGCAGAATCATTAAATATTGAAATTGAACGTGCTCTAGAGACATTGCCTGAAAAAGAAAGTCAAGTCATAAAATTGAGTTATGGTATTGGAGAAAAGCATCCAATGACGCTCGAAGAAATTGGACAAATCTTTGATTTGACACGTGAACGTATTAGACAAATACGTGAAAAAGGTATAAGAAGACTACGGAAATCAAGTAAAAATAGAATACTAATGACATATTTAGGGTAATCTATTCTTACTGAGAGAAAAAAAATAAAAATTTTAGCGCATAATTAATAAGTTGTATTATCTTTGCACACTCTTTAGTAAAATAGACAATACAATATTACAGATATGATTAAGATAGAAATCAAAGAAGGCGAAAACATAGAAAGAGCTCTTAAAAGATATAAGCGTAAGCACAGAAATGTACAAATTATGCAAAACTTAAGAGAGTCTCGTTATTTCACAAAACCTTCTGTAAAGAGAAGAAGAGAAATTCAGAAAGCTTCTTACATCCAAGGTTTAAGAGATGCTGAAAACATATAAGTTTGTTTTATAAAATCATAAAACAGCAAAAGCGACCATATGGTCGCTTTTTTTGTGCCCAAAAGTCTAAAAACAATTGGCTCACAACCTGAAGTTTTCATTTTCGGCTTTAACTTCTATAGGTTCTATTGGGTGGTCTTCATAAAAGTGCTCAAAAGTTTTATCAGTTGTATAGTCATCAGTCAGTACTTTATAAACCATAACTACAATTAAAACCTGACCTATAACCGTAAGGTAAAACACCCAATTGAATGGAAAATCCATAGCACACATTACCGTTATTGTTATCAATAACAATGTTGTCAATGCAACATAAAACATTGGATAAATCTTCATAATACAATTTTTCTAAGATAATTTATAAAAGATTAAACATAAAATGATTTAACGCATTTGTAACAAATCTGTAAGGTGTACCAAACAATTACTACAAATATGCCATGATACTTTTATATCTATTAATAGGGCTAGTAACTTCAATAATTGGAGCATTGCCTCTAGGCGCTTCTAATATTGTAGTTATAAATACAACAATTAAGCAAAACTTAAAACAAGCTATGAAAATAGCATTTGCAGCTGGAGTAGCAGAAGTCATACTTTCATATTATGCTTTAAACTATAACATGTTAGTCAAGGATTTTTTCTTCAGTAATCAATGGCTTCAAGTTTTAATAGCAATCTTATTATTAGGTTTCGGTGGTTTGCTTTTCTTCAAAAAAACTGACTCAAAAAAAACAGTTAAAAGCAATAACTCATTTTTAAAGTCTAAATACAGTAAAGGATTTTTATTGGGATTACTAAATCCACCTGTTTTAGTCTACTGGCTATTGGTATACGGTATAATAAATAGTAATGTAGCTATGCTTTCGGTAAAATCTTCAGTACTAGTGTTGCTATTATTCTTTTCAGGTGTATATATAGGGAAAGTTGTAACACTCTATATATATGGTAGGTTTAGCATTTATATACAACAAAAATTTAGAAATATAAATTTTGTAATTAATAGAATCACAGGTTCTCTATTATTTTCAGTTGGTATATTACAGTTTGTGAAGTTATATTTTATTTAAATTCCAATCTCTACAACCAAACCTTCATTAGCTCTTACATTAAAAACAGTATTGTCCTCAAAAATAAAATACTGTCCTTTTACACCTACTAATTTTCCAGAATATTTACCTTCTTTTTTGATATTTAAGCTTTTGGGTTTTTCAGGATATTGAAGTACTGGAAAATTAAGATGTGTTTCTTCATTATGTGTAATGAAATATTCTTTTGCTTCATCAGGAATGTGTGTCTTTAATTTGTCGCGCCAATCTTTTAGGTTTTCGTCCTCGTTATCATTCTTAAGCATCTTACGCCAATTGGTTTTATCTGCAACGAAATCTTTAAGAGCAACTTCTGTAATACCAGCTAAATATCGGTTTGGTACTTCTACTATTTCAATAGCCTCATGTGCGCCTTGATCTATCCAACGTGTTGGTACCTGTGCTTTACGAGTTACGCCAACTTTAACGTTACTTGAGTTTGCCAAGTACACAATATGCGGCTGTAATTGTACCTTTTTTTCATACTCCAAATCTCGGTCTTCTTTTCCTAAATGCGCTGTACTTAATTCTGGTCTCATAATCCAATCTCCGGCGTTTGGTGTATCAAAAAAGCAGCTTTTACAGAAACCTTGACGGTAAATTTCCTTACTTAACTTACAATTAAGACATTCCTCGCCAACAAAAGTCATATTTACATTTTTACCAAGTAACTGATTAACATGAATAAAATCATTATTAAAAACCAAATAATACTGAATTGGATCTTGAAACTCAGTTTGCATTTTTGTAAGTACACCTTTGTAAACCATAATAAAAATTTACTATTTTTAAAATCTAAACTTTATATTGAAAAGTTAAGGACAACCAACTAAATAATCAAGTTGCGCCTAGCGCATAAAGATAACCAATCCATGCCAATTCCTATTGTAAATTCTATTGCTTCATGGTTTTTGAAAAAACGTTTTCATCAGATTGAATTGTTTTTAAAATATCCTCACGACGTACAAAACGAATTGCTTTTTAGTTTACTGAAAACAGCTAAAGACACCGAAGTCGGAAAAAAATATGACTTTGCTTCTATTAAATCTTACTCCGATTTTAGCAATAGATTACCAGTTGTAAATTATGAAGGTATACAATCACAGATTGAACGTGCAAGATTAGGAGAAAGCAATATCTTTTGGCCAGGTCAAATTAAATCATTCGCTAAATCTAGTGGTACAACTAATGCAAAAAGTAAATTTATTCCTGTAAGTACAGCATCTTTAGAAGACTGTCATTATGCAGCAAGTAAAGATTTACTTTGCAT
This DNA window, taken from Winogradskyella sp. PC-19, encodes the following:
- a CDS encoding RNA polymerase sigma factor RpoD/SigA, with protein sequence MRQLKITKQVTNREDKSLDKYLQDISKIPLITAEEEVELAQLIKKGNQQALDKLTKANLRFVVSVAKQYQNQGLKLPDLINEGNAGLVKAAKRFDETRGFKFISYAVWWIRQAILQALAEQSRIVRLPLNKIGTINKIRKAYAYLEQQHQRPPNAQEIARELDVSVREVKQSMKNSGRHLSMDAPIGSEEDFSLYDVMSQKDSPRPDKNLMAESLNIEIERALETLPEKESQVIKLSYGIGEKHPMTLEEIGQIFDLTRERIRQIREKGIRRLRKSSKNRILMTYLG
- a CDS encoding LysE family transporter; the protein is MILLYLLIGLVTSIIGALPLGASNIVVINTTIKQNLKQAMKIAFAAGVAEVILSYYALNYNMLVKDFFFSNQWLQVLIAILLLGFGGLLFFKKTDSKKTVKSNNSFLKSKYSKGFLLGLLNPPVLVYWLLVYGIINSNVAMLSVKSSVLVLLLFFSGVYIGKVVTLYIYGRFSIYIQQKFRNINFVINRITGSLLFSVGILQFVKLYFI
- a CDS encoding DUF2797 domain-containing protein codes for the protein MVYKGVLTKMQTEFQDPIQYYLVFNNDFIHVNQLLGKNVNMTFVGEECLNCKLSKEIYRQGFCKSCFFDTPNAGDWIMRPELSTAHLGKEDRDLEYEKKVQLQPHIVYLANSSNVKVGVTRKAQVPTRWIDQGAHEAIEIVEVPNRYLAGITEVALKDFVADKTNWRKMLKNDNEDENLKDWRDKLKTHIPDEAKEYFITHNEETHLNFPVLQYPEKPKSLNIKKEGKYSGKLVGVKGQYFIFEDNTVFNVRANEGLVVEIGI
- the rpsU gene encoding 30S ribosomal protein S21, coding for MIKIEIKEGENIERALKRYKRKHRNVQIMQNLRESRYFTKPSVKRRREIQKASYIQGLRDAENI